In the Uranotaenia lowii strain MFRU-FL chromosome 1, ASM2978415v1, whole genome shotgun sequence genome, ggctcgaagtcacggacatcggctcaggaagcaactgacatgccaactgagctatatcataaGCCCAGAACATTAGCTATTAAACACAGGCGTCTTAAAATGAGCCGTATCTTAAAAATTTCCCACGATTTGGTCAAATTTTCGCAAGAAATAACACCTTCGATCCCCATTCATTTTTCAAGCAGTTGTCacttttgtttgcccaacggctcTCTAACACACATGCACTGAGCGAAAGTCCTATTCCAAATCATCCTTCTACTggataaagggtgtccacgattaaattgccacactatgaaattgctctaactttttaaccgttgggtagaatttaatgaaaatttgagtggatttagttcatagtgcattgtttacatccaaaactaaggctgggcttcgaacgttcaaggtacgaAAGGCTCCTAaccgcgacgagaagcagaacaagtccgccaaaatccgtgccaggaagttgtacaccaacatgctgacgaaagttgaatgctgcatcatggacgacgaaacatatgtgaaggtcgacttcaaacagatcgtcggaaacctgtttttcacggccaaggataagttcagcgttccggagcgcACTCAGAACAtatccaaatttgcgaataaattcctggtttggcaagctatctgcaCGTCCGGgaacctttcgtgacccaggacacgatgaacggacaggtgtacatgaaagagtgcctccagaagcggctgcttcctctcctgaagacccacaacgtcccaacaatcttctggccggatttggcctcatgccagcCACCATTCCAAGGACGAGCTGAAGTGGTTTGCGGACaaaaaggtcaatttcgtgcaaaaaatgttcaaccctcccaacactccggagcttcgccccatcgagaaggactgagcgattatgaagcagcactttcttaaacgacctaaggtagtgaagacagtcgaagAACTGATGAAAGTATGGGTTTATATgcaaaaaaacggttgattcacaggttgtgcagaatcttatggccggggttaaggccaaggtgcgggcatttgcgtatggaatGTAAATTAAATacgagaaaatgataaaatgaagtttaatagttatttttcaatccctgacaatttgatggcaatcggatgaaaactcgaattttgtgaatcaattttatatgtgtggcaatttcattgTGGACATCCTTTACAATCATTAAGTTATGTGCGCATACTGACGACGCGCCATTGTCGTAAACTGATGGTTCCGAATCTATGAAACTTACTTTAATAAAACACACGTTGTTACATTAAAAAGATGCTTGATCTTAGGcttttatcaaacaaaaatgaaataaccaTGTAATCTGTTTTCTTAACAAGTTTAGGTTCACTTTACCTGCGAAAATGGTCGGGATGCCATTTGTTCCATTTCGACAAAAAGCCGCTGTCGCCGACGGAACATATCGTAGCGCTGTTTAATTTTCCAAAGAATGGCAGCCATGAGCAGCAAAAGAAGGAAGCatctaaggaaaaaaaacagcaaatgaaCACTTGACGATAATTTTTGCTAATATTTTACTTACGTGGAgaaagtgatgaaaaattgcTGCAAATTCAGCTTGGGATACTGGGAGAAAGCTATCTGTATCCACAGCGGAGGTTGGAAATCGTACACGTACACGTAGAATGTGGTCATCGTAACATTGTCGTTGATTCCGAACTGATGTTCAGCTTTGGAGAACCTATATCGGAAGGTGGAACAATTAACGGCGGAAAAAAGGGGCTTTTCCGGTCCGCCAGCAGTCCGGATTGTGATGTTCATCTTTGCCGCCACGGAGCAAGTGATGCTGAAGTCCGCATCGATGTCGGATTTTATGGGGGAATTGCGGAAATTGATTTGAGTAAAGTGGCGATCCTCTTTTTTCGACAGGTTAAAGGTAAACTGATAGTCTATGGTGAGATCGTAGTAGCAAGATCCCCGACTAGGATCGCCGTGGTAGTGGTTGGTGGCATCACATTTCTCGCAGTGATCTCCAGCTAATCCTTTAGTACTGCAGAAACATTTCCCAGTTTCGCTGTGACAAATTTGAGCCTGACCGTTACAGTCGCATTTTTGGCAGGTGCCTCCATTGACCGGATTGCCCCAGTAGCCTGGTTTACATTTTTCGCAATTTTGTCCAATCATCGGATCTTTGCAAGGTTGTTTGCAGGTTTTCGAATCCGGGCATGTGCTGTGGCCATTACATTGGCAGCTGGGACAATGGGTGAAATGCCATCGAGCAGTTGGACATTCCATTTCCTCTTGGGCACCGCTATCTCCGCCGGGAAGACAACGTCCTAAACCGGTCATTGATCCATCATCACACCAACCACATGCTGGATCATCTCGGCATTGAGCGCAGGTTTTGTAAAACCCACATTGACTCTGACCGGAACTGGCAGCCCGACATTTGTTGGAGCCTGTTGTCCATTCACGACACTGTCCATACGGAAAGCTGGCAGTGTATGCGTTTTTATCGACACAACGCTGCTCATTCTGGCACCAAATACACTCCTCCTGAGTACAGTTTCCACAAGTCGTTAAAGCGGAACAGGCAGGCGGACACGGTAATACATCCATTTCACCCGTGGTACCAACATAGTAACACTTACTATGCTCGTAATCCCAGTGGCAAAATTTATAGGCAGAACAAGCATGACAACCATGCAGTTGAGAACAGATTTGATCATCATTCTCTGGGCAGTCCTTCAATTTTCGGGTGGGGTAAAATTCTGCTTTGTATGTGTAAGACACATCGGGGCACTTTTCTTTGGCACAATAACCTTTACCATTGCCAATACCACAGAACATGCAACCATACGAAGTTGACACGCAACTTTGGCAGCTGTTAAGTTGGCTGCACAATTCATAATCCAACAAAGCCTGTCGGGTCATAACCAGGCGACTTTCCTGGGGACATATTTCGTAGTTGATTTGAtctttgctgaacaaagcacCTTTGTCGACGTCTAAAATAGGAACGCATTTGCTTTTTTGGATGTCCCAAACACATTTATAACCTGGTCGACTATTCAGGCAAAGGTCTGATCGGTTGAGCGCCCGGCAATTTCCAGGAGTAAACTTGAGCATATCGTTGATCATCTGTCCATCAAAACCACCGTAGATGTAAAGTGAATCATCAAACACAACTGCCGAATGACCAAAACGGGCTAAGTCAGCCCGTAAGTCTTGTGGCATATGTTGAATATGCCAGGAATCACATAGGATATCGTACACCATCAGATCCCTACTGTAGCATTTGGCTCCAAAGCTGTGCGATGTATCGTTGTGAGTGTTGCCACCAAATACCATCATAAGGCCAGGAGTTATAAAGCTTGCGGTATGAAGAAACCGTGCCGTCGGAGCTGCTGCTTCCAAGGTCCAAACTCTACTGTGCGGTTCATAACTGTAAAGTTTATTACTCAGTAGCTGAGTGCTGTCGCTTTCCGAAACAATCCCTCCATATACGTATATACGCTCCTTCAGAGGATCGTAAGCAGCTGAGTGGCCATAACCACCTTTTACCGGGTATCCTTTGGTACGGACAATTTTCCATTCGCGAGTACCGAAGTTATACTCCTGAACAGTATTCAGGTATCCAAACTGCGGAGAGTGTCCGAAAATAACTACCATTCTTTGCGAATATCCCTTCTTACCGCCTTCGAAGTTGGAAATCAACGTAGCAGTATGTCCAGCCGATTTCAACGGTCCACACATTGCGTAGGTTTCGTTACACTTTTCTGCCTTCACAGTAATGTTTTCCCAATTCTTGGCACTCACATCAAACGCCCACAGTTCCCCACTAACTCCCTTTCCCTCAACTACTCCACCATACATAAAGATTTTGTCCCCGTAAATCACCGTAGAGGCTCCATATCGAAGTTCCGGTGTAGCCTTCGAATCCATATGGGGAGTTTCCCATACTTTACCATTAAAATCGTACATGTACATTAACGCAGCTTTGTTGTAACTTTCGCCAGCAATCACATAGAACGTGTCCCGATAAACTGCCGTTCCATGGGAAGCACTTCCTGGTGGAGCAAAACTTACCGTTTCCTCCGAATTGATAGCATTCCACACACCGTGTGACCTCACCTGGGAACAATCATTGCCATCGAATCCCTTAGCGCAGATACACCGTTGTTGTATGCGATTGCAATCGCCTCTCCCAAGATGCGAAGAACAATTATTCGGGCACTGAGAAACACTGCAGGCAGGCCCGCTCCAACCGGCATCACAACTACACTCACCATACACACAGACCCCATGCCCGGAACAGTTCAAAGCCGTGTCCACAGTTGGGCACGCATTCACTTGGTAGCTTATGTTAAACCCAGACATATTGTAGGCATCGTCGCTAAAGAAGTGCAACAGTGCCGATCCACTGTGGGCAAACACTTCCGGAATACGGCGGATGCTAAAGTTCTTCCGGTACATCAATCCACTGAATACGGCCAACAGTGGCGACTCAACGCTGTCTCCGTCGTACACGTACAGATGATCCCAGCCGCATTCGGTCGCAAACTCTTCCAGATGTAGCCGGATTGTTTTCACTTTACTGGTTCCTGCCGGTGACAGCTTATCCGCTATGCTGTTGTGATCGCGGGCATCGATCAGCCAACTGCACTTCACACCGATCGAATAGTTGCCGAAGCCATCGTGAATGCTCCCCGAAGGATCGGTTAACCTATGGATCGAAAGAAAGGATTAGGGAAAAATGGGTTAGCAAAGACTCGTAGTACCTTCTTAAACTATAATGACATTTCGAATGTCTGCTCTATTTGGGTTTTGAggtaatttattaacttttgCGATTATTttactacaaaattatcaatttcaaGAGAAAAACATACGAACAACACTTTTTCAAAGGtaatggaaagtattagagaaacatgagataacaaagaaagaaagaacataagccgtaaatatcatgaattttacgtaaaagatacaacggctcaccggcggGACTTCCTTCCAGGAacccgcaatctccgcttcagtatacaacggcgcgttagccaatttcaccacggtgaacgtgatggaatcgACCGACACGAGCGTACACGTctagctctgccgatcaactgctggaccttctatcgaaacaccatgtattgggcttgggcctgctaaaaagaataaagcctactctttactcttacacagatatCCTTAAGAATGACAGCAAATTgaagtgaaattggagtgaaggctattgctttctctatTAAACAAACGAGAAATCGTacaaagggtgatacggtcaaaatttggtcaagggaaaacgtgtgtaaatcggtgaaatcgtttatttgaaaaatcaaattaaatttctttttcaagtttaattagtataaaattcaggaaaaatattcagttaggctcccgcttttccaaatccgaattggtTCTTAAGGTTCCggttgacaatagcccagtatttctcaattgggcggagctctggcgtgttgggagggttcttgtccttgggaaccacctgcacgttgatggcggcgtaccactccatggcctttttaccgtaatgcaagatgccaaatccggccaaaacagtacggaacaaccgtgtttcttcaggaaagggagcagacgtttattcagacgttctttcacgtaaatttcttggttgacagtcccggaagctatgaaaatgctgcttttcaagccacaggtacagatggctttgacagtttcatgcgcttgaaaatatctgctacctttccccttccttttgccgtataaaacttctgtcccggaagctgcttgtagtcggctttgacgtaagtttcgtcgtccattaccacgcagtcaaactttgtcagcatcgtcgtgtacagcctccgagatcgcgctttggccgtcgtattttgtttattatcgcgatttggaatcactaccttcttgtaagggaccattcaaatattacgtaatgcTTTTAGGGGGAAAGGGGGTATAGCAGTTTTTTACGGTTTATGGATTTTGCTCAGAAGTTTTGAGacaaatgtgttacgtagggggaaggggggttgaaaatgttcgaaaattgcgttacgtaatatttgaaaggcccctaagtcgatagtccggctcgttttttggctcgatgcacggttgtagacgatacacccagcgagaggttagggtttcgcttgaaactaccggcaactctttttgtcttctcagcggctttcggttttcgattttcccccgatcctgacttcctggctgtcgacaaacgttccccaaacactttaattacatttgtaacggttgatttggcaactttcagggattttgccagctttgcgtgcgagtagctcggattttcacgatgcgctagcaaaattttgatacgctgctcttcttccttggacggcattttgacaactgaagagtgaattccaaaatcaaaataggagcaacattctacacacacacacaccttcaaaatgaggggtgttcaggttttttaaatgcaaaattgaaagaaatacgtcaagttgatattgaccgaattttgaccgtatcaccctgtATCGGCCGTATGCGgcaagttttaaaaatccttCTTCATCGTGGAATTCGTAAGGCAAACTATTAGTGCGATGGTGAGTCAGAAGTATTGTTATTGGGGAGGAGCATTAATCTGCACCGTTGTGATACTTTCCTTCGGTCCGGCCTTATTGACATACTTATGCTATGGACCGAgcgaattttaggaattattttcGACGAGTTATGTCGTGTGACGGACGGAATACtacgaaaacaaaataaatgataTACTTCTATTTCAACATGAAAATGCTTTAGCATACAAGGTAGCAAAGTGCTCCCACAACACTTTTTCCAGGCACCTTTGTTGCGAGGTAATGAAAATAATGTTAATTGTGTTTTTAGTTTCAGTTTAGTTTAGCTTACCGCAAACAGCGCCGTtgggaaaatatataaaaaaagagatGCTTTTGTGACAATCCAGATGGAGACCTCACTTTGAGTATGGTAACTCAATTCTAATGTAATATTCTAATTCTTCTCCAGGGACAGTCTCGAGTCTCGATATTCGCCGAGAATAAATGATAAACGTTCATGAGTGAAATCACCCTTACAGTGCTTGAGGCGATTTAGtacctacacggaaaaaaattgcatgggcttttcaaatacagagtcatgataattttactatatccatcatttagtattttcaaccatgatttagtattttttaccgaaaatctgggcgataatactacgacatagtatttttactatgcgaactttgacagctcatagtaatttTCTCGTGTCTtaattaccatgcgcatgatattttgatattacacAATTCGTGTTCTTGAAATAACTATGCCCATGGTAATGTTGAAACACCGTCATTTGTGTTGTCAAAAATACTATGCGCATTATAATTCATAGCAATTTTACTATGTGCTTCGTTCGAGTGTTTATTTTGTACGGGTCAGCCGTTCGCGATTTCGGAACGCGAACAAAAATTATCGGATTTTCGGTTTGTCGGATCGGGAAATGTATTCCCTCAGGTGAGtaaattgtgtttttgtttttgttacttCTAATTAACTGTTATGAAATATGCTAACAGAAAATTTTTCCTATATTGTTGACGAAAGATTTCCCAGATTGTATCGTCGACCAGCTGGAAAGGGCCTCAAAGAGCCTTTGAACCCGCACCCGGAGCGGTACAGCAGATTAGTCTGTCGGCGAATACGCTCGTGTTCCTCAACCTCCCTCAATTTCGGATATTGGACAACGTCGGAGGACATTGTGACGATAGCTGCTAACCGGTGAGCTGGCGCACTGTTTGCGGAACGCAATTTCAGCACATCCGCCGGGCCGTTAAATGCAGGCTTTCAGGTGAgtgaaattgtgtttttattttctaattattttaCTGCTTGTTGAACAAGCAAACTGAACAGTTATTGTACGTTTTCGTATTTCTTATAATTAATTGTTTcccgttttttcattttcatttcagaCGCTAAGTGTGATGCAACCCCTGTGCCCCATTCGTGGGTGGTGCACCATGAATTGAAGTATTAAgaacaataatttaaataaataaaaattttaatttgtaacaaatgaattttatttcgagGTCTTTATACAATGCCGCATGCTAATTTTGTGATGTGTAACATGATAGGGTACTCATTTTAATGTGCTATTACGATAATGGAAAATTGCAATTTTACAATGCTCGAAGTAAAAGAGCTCATTCTataattgacaattttactatgaacgtagtcaaaattactatgtgcagccaaaattaacacaaagtaaaattactatgtgcatggtaatatcaagaacaaaacattattgactcaaaaatatggttgcgtgttgttcatttaaaccacggatctagtaattttactatgctttttttttgtgtgtacagTTTTGTGACTCTGGAAGTAACATggaatttctttgaaaactttCAGCTCTACGAACAGtgagtttaaaattatttttttaaagtatcatGGCTAGTGAAAACTGGATGCAAGTCCAAACATTGTCGTTTTTtcctactaaaaaaaatttttgttttcctaaaaATGATCCTTGAGCATGAATGCATTACAAGCAAGGCCGGAAACTTCTAAAAACAGTAAAGTTTAAGTAACGTTCCCaggaagaaaatttactttttacattttttcgaaaaatcaaattaatcaatcaatcaatcaaccaaTCAATCTATGATTTtaatctaaagggtgatacggtcaaaatttggtcaatatcaactagacctatttctttcaattttacatttaaaacacctgaacacccctcattttgaaggtgtttgtgtgtagaatgttgctcctattttgattttggaactcactcttcagttgtcaaaatgccgtccaaggaagaagagcagcgtatcaaaattttgctcgcgcatcgcgaaaatccgagctactcgcacgcaaagctagcaaaatcgctaaaagttgccaaatcaaccgttacaaatgtaattaaagtgtttggggaacgtttgtcgacagccaggaagtcaggatcggagggaaatcgaaaaccggaaggcGCTGAGACGACAacgagagttgccggtagtttcaagcgaaaccctaacctctctccccGAGACgccacaaataagctgggtgtatcgtctacaaccgtgcatcgagccaaaaaacgagccggactatcgacttacaagaaggaagtgactccaaatcgcgatgataaacaaaatacgacggccaaagcgcgatcccggaggctgtacacgacgatgctgacgaagtttgactgcgtggtaatggacgacgaaatctacgtcaaagccgactacaagcagcttccgggacaggagttttatacggcaaaaggaaggggaaaggtagcagatattttcaagaacatgaaactgtcaaagttcgcgaagaaatatctggtttggcaagtcatctgtacctgtggcttgaaaagcagcattttcatagcttccgggactgtcaaccaagaaatttacgtgaaagagtgtttgaataaacgtctgctgcctttcctgaagaaacacggttgttccgtactagtttggccggatttggtatcttgccattacggtgaaaaggccatgcatggagtggtacgccgccaacaacgcgcaggtggttcccaaggacaagaaccctcccaacacgcctcCCCGCTCCACCCAgtcgagaaatactgggctattgtcaaccggaaccttaagaagaccaaaaaactgctaaggacgagcagcagttcaaggcaaattgGCTTTCCGCGACGAAGacaaggtggacaaggtggcaggggttaagcgtaaggcccggcaattcggatttggaaaaacggaagcctaactggatatttttcctgaatgttatactaattaaacttgaaacttgCTCTTGAtaatcgccagcagtggagatcttttatctcagccctatgcgtcggtcaatcggcgccggacccttaggtaggtaggtaaacttgaaaaagaaattaaatttgattttttaaattaacgatttcaccgatttacacgcgttttcccttgaccaaattttgatcgtatcaccctttaacatGTATGATGTATGATGTAATCTTCCATCCTATGTAGCGTGGCACAGCCCGTTTGCAGCGAACTATCGTACATCAAAATTTGATCCGAATAACCTATTTTTTAACTATAAACTGCCTTTGAGTGAACTATTCCAAGGGAGTGAAGGTACAAGAAGAGTAACTAGTACGATTCAATGGGGGTAGGGATAATTTGTCTCCACCGAAAGAACAGTTAAttgctaaaaaataaaaaattcagccattttgatgCGGAATGTTCCATAGgaatcgtatcaccctttaacatAGACCAAAACCTGATAGTTCTGATACTCATTTTAAACTGTAGAATTCGTACATCGTTTCCAATTCCTGTGAGATGAGACCAGCTCGAAATCACCAGTGGATAGTTTATGGGTTTTCGATGTGTTGTAAATTACAACTAATACTATTCATAGATGTAAAAAAAGCCTTTGATTCTGTTCACCACAAGCTGCTAATGAAAAAACTTGCAAACATAGGTGTTGCTACGGCCCTGAGAGGGTGAAATTAGGGGGAACATCAAACCCATTTTGTGACAGATTAGTTTGACAGTTTGATAGTTAGACAGGTAAGAAGAGAAAGGAGAAAAGA is a window encoding:
- the LOC129740535 gene encoding attractin, translated to MMSFQMFRPGTQKHRRKPDWATSSGTFRNGCFVSLLLLSHCCLSLVSAGGGSSGSPNGVPATSASMSLPHPPGSGKCSELRCMNGGTCRNGTCICPDGWQGSECQFCGGKVRLTDPSGSIHDGFGNYSIGVKCSWLIDARDHNSIADKLSPAGTSKVKTIRLHLEEFATECGWDHLYVYDGDSVESPLLAVFSGLMYRKNFSIRRIPEVFAHSGSALLHFFSDDAYNMSGFNISYQVNACPTVDTALNCSGHGVCVYGECSCDAGWSGPACSVSQCPNNCSSHLGRGDCNRIQQRCICAKGFDGNDCSQVRSHGVWNAINSEETVSFAPPGSASHGTAVYRDTFYVIAGESYNKAALMYMYDFNGKVWETPHMDSKATPELRYGASTVIYGDKIFMYGGVVEGKGVSGELWAFDVSAKNWENITVKAEKCNETYAMCGPLKSAGHTATLISNFEGGKKGYSQRMVVIFGHSPQFGYLNTVQEYNFGTREWKIVRTKGYPVKGGYGHSAAYDPLKERIYVYGGIVSESDSTQLLSNKLYSYEPHSRVWTLEAAAPTARFLHTASFITPGLMMVFGGNTHNDTSHSFGAKCYSRDLMVYDILCDSWHIQHMPQDLRADLARFGHSAVVFDDSLYIYGGFDGQMINDMLKFTPGNCRALNRSDLCLNSRPGYKCVWDIQKSKCVPILDVDKGALFSKDQINYEICPQESRLVMTRQALLDYELCSQLNSCQSCVSTSYGCMFCGIGNGKGYCAKEKCPDVSYTYKAEFYPTRKLKDCPENDDQICSQLHGCHACSAYKFCHWDYEHSKCYYVGTTGEMDVLPCPPACSALTTCGNCTQEECIWCQNEQRCVDKNAYTASFPYGQCREWTTGSNKCRAASSGQSQCGFYKTCAQCRDDPACGWCDDGSMTGLGRCLPGGDSGAQEEMECPTARWHFTHCPSCQCNGHSTCPDSKTCKQPCKDPMIGQNCEKCKPGYWGNPVNGGTCQKCDCNGQAQICHSETGKCFCSTKGLAGDHCEKCDATNHYHGDPSRGSCYYDLTIDYQFTFNLSKKEDRHFTQINFRNSPIKSDIDADFSITCSVAAKMNITIRTAGGPEKPLFSAVNCSTFRYRFSKAEHQFGINDNVTMTTFYVYVYDFQPPLWIQIAFSQYPKLNLQQFFITFSTCFLLLLLMAAILWKIKQRYDMFRRRQRLFVEMEQMASRPFSQVLVEIESKEYNELSPAVEHITTAPRKRKKDSPSPIALEPCEGNRAAVLSLLVRLPTGGHLHSPPGQSAGLAVASALVTLGNPRRPSIEHPKEPKSKRKQSQHPDSCI